In candidate division KSB1 bacterium, the following proteins share a genomic window:
- a CDS encoding glycosyltransferase family 9 protein, producing MAPTAVIVNFTRLGDLLQSGPLILALRRRHPERQITLIVLDAFTEVARRLPGVDHVIGFELDRFVGELDSRHGRQATALRLAKQLLDDHSLGAPETLVNLSHTPHSALLCGAMRPQNAYGMVRRDRSGPECADPWLLYTLSVIRERSLNPFHLVDIYRHVFAPQNAPARLSFMVTESDRKCAQELLTSVTRAPATGRFVVMIPGASTPERRWPSTSFAALARKLRASGIASVVVGSRSEADVGSEIERASHGDATAICGRTDLGTLAAILERADCAVGNDTGPLHLATAVGTRVVGLYIGPAAVKDTGPYLGGALALEPDLSYAPCNYRSTCGNCGCAQAITVETVESALLHPELLRSLPGVRVWRTSLSDHHGFRPRLLNRPHTGASQAELEFLRAFWLRLFRVPAPAADLTLLPHDIRRQAGDTARALTEIAACAVTAVARGDSSWSNQLPTLEQSSRLAKPIASYLQVAWSCLPRDDARRYLAAFESFVELMARAVQLLSEVNRPLPVRRGSGVVNA from the coding sequence ATGGCGCCCACCGCCGTCATCGTAAATTTCACGCGCCTCGGTGACCTGCTGCAGAGCGGCCCGCTGATTCTCGCGTTGCGCCGCAGACACCCGGAGCGGCAAATCACGCTGATCGTGCTGGATGCCTTTACGGAAGTCGCCCGCCGGTTGCCCGGCGTTGATCACGTGATCGGCTTCGAGCTTGACCGGTTCGTCGGCGAACTCGATTCGCGACACGGCCGTCAGGCCACTGCGCTGCGACTCGCGAAGCAACTGCTGGACGACCATTCGCTCGGCGCGCCGGAGACCCTGGTGAATCTTTCGCACACGCCGCACTCTGCATTGCTCTGCGGCGCGATGCGTCCGCAAAACGCCTACGGCATGGTCCGGCGGGATCGCTCCGGTCCGGAATGCGCGGACCCCTGGCTGCTCTATACCCTGAGCGTCATTCGCGAGCGCAGCCTGAACCCCTTTCATCTCGTCGATATTTATCGCCACGTGTTTGCTCCGCAAAACGCTCCCGCCCGCTTGAGCTTCATGGTGACGGAATCCGATCGCAAGTGCGCGCAGGAACTTCTGACGTCCGTGACGCGTGCGCCTGCGACAGGGCGATTCGTGGTGATGATTCCCGGAGCGAGCACCCCGGAGCGCCGCTGGCCGTCCACGTCCTTTGCAGCGCTTGCGCGCAAGTTGCGCGCAAGCGGCATCGCGAGCGTTGTTGTCGGGTCCCGGAGCGAGGCCGATGTCGGCTCGGAAATCGAACGGGCATCCCACGGCGATGCAACCGCGATCTGCGGACGTACTGATCTGGGCACGCTCGCCGCCATTCTGGAGCGCGCCGACTGCGCCGTCGGCAACGACACCGGCCCGCTGCATCTCGCTACGGCCGTAGGGACTCGCGTCGTGGGACTCTACATCGGCCCGGCCGCCGTGAAAGACACCGGTCCCTACCTCGGCGGAGCGCTTGCCCTTGAGCCTGACTTGTCTTATGCACCCTGCAACTATCGCTCAACCTGCGGCAATTGCGGCTGTGCGCAGGCCATAACGGTCGAGACGGTCGAGTCCGCATTGCTGCACCCGGAACTGCTGCGATCCCTGCCGGGCGTTCGAGTGTGGCGAACCAGTCTGTCCGATCACCACGGCTTCCGGCCGCGGTTGCTGAATCGACCGCACACCGGAGCGTCGCAAGCGGAGTTGGAATTCCTGCGCGCGTTCTGGTTGCGACTCTTTCGCGTTCCGGCGCCCGCTGCGGACCTGACACTCCTGCCGCACGATATTCGCAGGCAGGCCGGCGATACCGCCCGTGCACTGACGGAAATCGCGGCTTGCGCCGTTACCGCCGTCGCGCGCGGAGATTCGTCATGGTCAAACCAGCTGCCCACGCTCGAACAATCCAGTCGCCTGGCCAAACCCATTGCATCATACCTGCAAGTGGCCTGGAGCTGTCTGCCCCGCGACGACGCCCGCCGCTATCTGGCGGCTTTCGAGTCCTTTGTGGAGCTCATGGCGAGAGCGGTTCAATTGCTGAGCGAAGTGAATCGTCCGCTGCCGGTGCGTCGCGGTTCGGGAGTCGTGAATGCATAA
- a CDS encoding glycosyltransferase family 9 protein codes for MHKTLVLAISRMGDLVQSGPFLRRLKRRDPDGELHLLVEECFRDVAAMLPAVDQIHTVRLEHLLPALASGANHDLPSAISHYRDYLRELRGEAFDSVWNLTHTRPATLLNYLLVGEHGMGVTLDRGGLQRVNAPWLRYFFATNLARPWCQFNLVDIYANCVRDVDWRAERFLRLNVPQVEQVAGLAVTKSTRPPRLAIHPGASHRSKCWPVASYVRLARELRARWGAELIIIGGPRDSDLAEAFAGSPGVVSLIGRTNIPELTTVLESCDLLITNDSGPMHLAAAVRTQVIAITVGTALASETAPYGSGHYVVEPTSECFPCLPQRPCAISECARTVSVETISALAQAALSSVAPAADDLSAARVFRTVVNPTDALLDLEPLNREARDRRWELNHELRPMWIYAMESAMGPATPDPVTTTALIEAARKALAAASAARSSAVELVHISRRQPLQVRRCSELGGRIERAERTIAATLKNGGPLEALWNFHQLGRSSLAGVTLAEQSTETLALYEWLCAILAVIAGTPKSPQRHLSLPNPLLGVQP; via the coding sequence ATGCATAAAACCCTCGTACTGGCAATCAGTCGCATGGGCGATCTCGTTCAATCCGGCCCGTTCCTGCGACGATTGAAGCGGCGCGATCCGGATGGCGAACTCCATCTGCTCGTCGAGGAGTGCTTCCGCGATGTGGCGGCCATGCTCCCGGCGGTGGATCAGATTCACACCGTTCGCCTCGAGCATTTGCTCCCGGCGCTCGCCTCAGGCGCGAATCATGATCTGCCCTCCGCCATCAGTCATTACCGCGACTACCTGCGCGAACTCCGGGGCGAGGCGTTCGATTCGGTCTGGAATCTGACTCACACACGCCCGGCGACGCTCCTGAACTACTTGCTGGTCGGGGAGCATGGGATGGGCGTCACGCTGGACCGCGGCGGACTCCAACGCGTGAACGCACCGTGGCTGCGCTACTTCTTCGCGACGAATCTCGCGCGCCCCTGGTGTCAATTCAATCTCGTGGATATCTATGCGAACTGCGTGCGTGATGTCGATTGGCGGGCTGAACGATTTCTGCGACTGAACGTTCCGCAGGTAGAGCAAGTCGCCGGCCTCGCGGTAACGAAGTCAACCCGGCCGCCACGCCTTGCGATTCATCCCGGCGCTTCCCATCGCTCCAAGTGCTGGCCGGTCGCGTCCTACGTCAGGCTGGCCCGTGAACTGCGCGCGCGGTGGGGGGCCGAGCTGATCATCATCGGTGGACCGCGCGATTCCGACCTCGCGGAGGCGTTCGCCGGTAGCCCCGGGGTTGTGTCACTGATCGGCCGAACGAATATTCCTGAACTGACGACCGTCCTCGAGTCATGCGACCTGCTGATCACCAATGATTCCGGCCCCATGCACCTCGCCGCTGCCGTCCGAACGCAAGTGATTGCAATCACCGTCGGAACGGCTCTGGCCTCAGAAACCGCGCCCTATGGGTCCGGCCACTACGTCGTCGAACCGACTTCTGAGTGCTTCCCCTGCCTGCCGCAGCGACCGTGCGCGATCTCCGAGTGCGCCAGAACCGTTTCCGTCGAGACGATTTCCGCGCTGGCACAGGCAGCCCTGTCGTCGGTCGCACCGGCGGCCGATGATCTGAGTGCTGCGCGCGTGTTCCGGACCGTTGTCAATCCAACCGATGCGCTGCTTGACCTCGAACCGCTCAATCGCGAAGCGCGCGACCGGCGCTGGGAGCTAAACCACGAACTGCGGCCCATGTGGATCTACGCCATGGAATCAGCAATGGGTCCGGCTACGCCCGATCCGGTTACCACGACCGCGTTGATCGAGGCGGCCCGTAAGGCTCTGGCGGCGGCCTCCGCCGCGCGAAGTTCCGCCGTCGAGCTCGTGCACATCTCGCGCCGGCAACCCCTCCAGGTCCGCCGCTGCTCCGAACTCGGAGGCCGGATCGAACGCGCCGAACGAACGATCGCCGCGACACTCAAGAACGGCGGCCCGCTCGAAGCGCTATGGAACTTCCACCAACTTGGCAGGTCCAGCCTGGCGGGAGTCACGCTCGCTGAACAGAGCACCGAAACCCTGGCGCTTTACGAATGGCTGTGCGCGATCCTCGCTGTCATCGCAGGCACACCGAAATCACCTCAACGACATTTGAGTCTTCCTAACCCCTTGCTTGGAGTGCAGCCATGA
- a CDS encoding MerR family transcriptional regulator: protein MTRGRGFAKPKLFSIGQVHAITGIPKPTIRYWEKEFEHFLDPQRTTGNQRRYDDQAIADLEKINYLVKVQGYTIDGARRKLDLLKKIDKNEIPPSDPVAELARAMSEYLLKKLVKE, encoded by the coding sequence ATGACACGAGGACGGGGATTCGCAAAACCCAAGCTGTTTTCCATCGGGCAAGTCCATGCCATCACCGGCATTCCCAAGCCGACCATTCGCTACTGGGAAAAGGAGTTCGAACACTTCCTCGATCCACAGCGAACGACCGGCAATCAGCGACGATACGACGATCAGGCCATCGCCGATCTCGAAAAGATCAACTATCTGGTCAAGGTCCAGGGCTATACGATCGACGGGGCCAGACGAAAGCTCGATCTCCTGAAGAAGATCGACAAAAACGAGATTCCGCCCTCCGATCCCGTGGCTGAACTCGCGCGCGCCATGTCCGAGTATCTGCTGAAAAAGCTGGTCAAAGAGTGA
- a CDS encoding flagellin: MSTRINHNLLSLGGQRAIWTTQRELDTAVQRLSSGLRINYAWDDPTGLGISERLRSSIAGMGEAERNASYDVNMLQTAEGALAVIDEKLVRMRAIAVQAANGVLTTLDRQVANVEFQQLKSEVDRIARTTNYNGFYLLDGSRASATANTDTTLALGFNAVTTASSGTGIKFHIGENNVVGQDYYYINVAAMTASALALETLDVSNTASAQAAIDSLIDAINSKDVTRTFLGSMVNRLQNTILNLKISQESATASESTIRDADFAAEMSNFTRAQILMQTGVSMLSQANQIPQIVAQLVG; the protein is encoded by the coding sequence ATGTCTACACGTATCAATCACAATCTGCTGTCCCTTGGCGGACAGCGTGCGATCTGGACTACCCAGCGCGAGTTGGATACGGCGGTCCAGCGACTGTCGTCGGGGTTGCGAATCAACTACGCTTGGGACGACCCAACCGGACTCGGAATCTCCGAACGCCTCCGCTCCTCGATCGCTGGCATGGGTGAGGCCGAACGCAATGCCAGCTATGACGTCAACATGCTCCAAACCGCCGAAGGCGCGTTGGCCGTGATCGACGAAAAACTGGTCCGCATGCGCGCCATCGCCGTGCAGGCCGCCAACGGCGTGCTCACCACGCTCGATCGCCAGGTGGCCAATGTGGAATTCCAGCAGCTCAAAAGCGAAGTGGACCGCATCGCCCGCACGACCAATTACAACGGCTTCTACCTGCTCGACGGCAGCCGCGCGTCGGCGACGGCTAACACCGACACCACGCTCGCCCTTGGCTTCAATGCCGTGACCACCGCCTCCTCCGGCACGGGAATCAAATTCCACATCGGCGAAAACAATGTCGTGGGTCAAGACTACTACTACATTAATGTCGCCGCCATGACGGCGTCCGCGCTCGCCCTCGAGACCCTTGACGTCTCCAATACCGCCAGTGCGCAGGCCGCCATCGATTCCCTGATCGATGCGATCAATTCCAAGGATGTCACCCGGACCTTCCTCGGGTCCATGGTCAATCGGTTGCAGAACACGATTCTCAACCTCAAGATCTCGCAAGAATCGGCTACCGCGTCCGAATCCACGATTCGCGATGCCGACTTCGCTGCGGAGATGTCCAACTTCACGCGCGCACAAATCCTCATGCAGACCGGCGTCAGCATGTTGTCCCAGGCCAACCAGATTCCGCAGATCGTCGCCCAATTGGTCGGCTAA
- the flgN gene encoding flagellar export chaperone FlgN, with the protein MTIQRRELAGNGRTPLESVLHEFKLHCDRLFQLSRLQSDALQDDNYDHLLELTERKDAVWSRAAVLADQLQELGVSFGQPNSWAGPETLRDEIAGCASLLTRVQAVERFNLRTAIQHEQVVGHRLGELVVKRSVMKRYGGAPHSQHRVNFQR; encoded by the coding sequence ATGACGATTCAACGACGCGAATTGGCAGGCAATGGACGGACTCCCCTGGAGTCCGTCCTGCATGAGTTCAAATTGCACTGCGACCGCCTGTTCCAGCTGTCACGACTGCAATCTGATGCCCTGCAGGATGACAATTATGACCATCTGCTGGAGCTGACCGAGCGGAAAGATGCCGTCTGGAGTCGGGCGGCGGTCCTGGCGGATCAGCTTCAGGAACTCGGAGTCTCCTTTGGCCAGCCCAATTCCTGGGCCGGACCCGAAACTCTGCGCGACGAAATCGCCGGCTGCGCATCGCTGCTCACGCGCGTGCAGGCGGTCGAGCGCTTCAATCTCCGCACCGCCATCCAACATGAGCAAGTCGTCGGTCATCGACTCGGAGAGCTCGTGGTGAAGCGCAGTGTAATGAAGCGCTACGGCGGTGCCCCGCACTCGCAGCACCGCGTCAATTTTCAGCGGTAG
- the asnB gene encoding asparagine synthase (glutamine-hydrolyzing) — protein sequence MCGINGQYVLTENQTLDHADAERVSARLIHRGPEQSGRWSDERAFLGHRRLVLVDECGGTQPMAGERVVLAYNGEIYNHHELRSELTVRGHRFKGRSDTEVVLAAFQIFGDAAWSRLNGMYSAAVYDRADHSLRLTRDPFGIKPMYYAAAAGRVHFASEPGSLAAATDIDRAGLLHFLRFAQPAYATRTIFDGVKAVQPGELIKLRPGQMSAEEVNPVRFPAPAAPLSENTTKATLRHLLRQAVERQVVADAPVGLFLSGGVDSAVLACLLKQVQQAAPRTFTVALADDESELPPARLMADSIGCDHTELRVTVPEYFAAWRELTRLRGLPVCYPNEVLIFALAREASKSVKLALTGEGADELFGGYSHIVASLTAFLAGTEAANLHRPLLLKSLAAEFRGADLTSPSRFFASITAWWPLHHLLPLLRPAYRDTVLRAEDEDPYAAAFAQARALPPDAAARYVLMHVHLPNLLGRLDGATMAASLEGRVPYTDRDLVDFVSALPPLRNGRVNNKEILRSTFADLIPDSIRRRPKRPFDASLHTLFASTEGQQALQHLSQSESLAEIFEMDQLRVWLDRNPANVNLQQIWLLVSLNQWLTRNIN from the coding sequence ATGTGCGGAATTAACGGTCAGTACGTGCTCACGGAAAACCAGACGCTCGATCACGCGGACGCCGAACGCGTGTCCGCGCGTCTGATCCATCGCGGTCCGGAACAATCCGGACGCTGGAGCGATGAGCGGGCGTTCCTCGGCCACCGCCGGCTGGTCCTCGTGGACGAATGCGGCGGCACGCAGCCCATGGCGGGCGAGCGCGTGGTGCTGGCGTACAACGGCGAGATCTACAATCACCATGAGCTGCGTTCCGAACTGACCGTGCGCGGCCACCGCTTCAAGGGTCGCAGTGACACCGAGGTCGTGCTCGCCGCTTTTCAAATATTCGGAGACGCCGCCTGGAGTCGCCTCAACGGCATGTACTCCGCGGCGGTCTATGACCGCGCGGACCACTCCCTGAGACTCACCCGCGACCCCTTCGGCATTAAGCCGATGTATTACGCCGCCGCCGCGGGGCGTGTCCACTTCGCATCCGAACCCGGATCCCTGGCGGCCGCGACTGACATCGACCGCGCCGGACTGCTGCACTTTCTGCGCTTTGCCCAGCCGGCCTACGCGACGCGCACGATCTTCGACGGAGTCAAGGCCGTTCAGCCCGGCGAGCTGATCAAGCTCCGGCCCGGCCAGATGTCCGCCGAGGAGGTCAATCCGGTTCGCTTCCCCGCGCCTGCCGCCCCCCTGAGCGAGAACACCACCAAGGCCACACTGCGTCACCTCCTGCGGCAGGCCGTCGAGCGACAGGTAGTCGCCGATGCTCCGGTCGGCTTGTTCCTCTCCGGCGGCGTGGATAGTGCAGTGCTCGCTTGTTTGCTGAAGCAAGTTCAGCAGGCCGCGCCTCGCACATTCACCGTGGCCTTAGCCGATGACGAATCCGAATTGCCGCCCGCACGCCTCATGGCCGATAGCATCGGCTGCGATCACACCGAACTGCGGGTCACGGTGCCCGAGTACTTCGCCGCCTGGCGTGAACTCACGCGTCTCCGCGGCCTGCCCGTCTGCTATCCCAACGAAGTGCTGATCTTCGCGCTGGCCCGCGAAGCAAGCAAGTCCGTCAAGCTCGCGCTGACCGGCGAAGGCGCCGATGAGCTGTTCGGCGGGTATTCACATATCGTCGCGTCGCTCACGGCCTTCCTCGCCGGAACTGAAGCCGCGAATCTGCACCGACCCTTGCTTCTGAAGTCGCTCGCCGCCGAATTTCGCGGCGCCGACCTCACGTCACCGTCACGATTCTTCGCCTCCATCACCGCCTGGTGGCCGCTGCACCACTTACTGCCGCTCTTGCGCCCTGCCTATCGCGATACCGTACTGCGGGCGGAGGACGAAGATCCGTACGCCGCCGCTTTCGCGCAGGCCCGTGCACTGCCGCCGGATGCCGCTGCGCGCTATGTGCTAATGCACGTGCACCTGCCCAACCTCCTCGGAAGGCTCGACGGCGCGACCATGGCGGCTTCACTCGAGGGTCGCGTCCCTTATACCGACCGCGACCTCGTCGATTTCGTCAGCGCGCTGCCGCCGCTGCGGAACGGTAGGGTGAACAACAAGGAAATCCTGCGCTCCACCTTCGCGGACTTGATCCCCGATTCGATCCGGCGCCGTCCCAAACGCCCCTTTGATGCCTCTCTTCATACCCTCTTTGCATCCACTGAGGGACAACAAGCGCTGCAGCACTTGAGCCAAAGTGAAAGCTTAGCTGAAATCTTTGAGATGGATCAACTGCGCGTGTGGTTGGATCGCAACCCGGCAAATGTCAATCTGCAACAAATCTGGCTGCTTGTCAGCCTCAATCAGTGGCTAACTCGCAACATCAACTGA
- a CDS encoding flagellin — protein MSTRINHNLLSLSGQRAVWTTQRDLDTAVQRLSSGLRINYAWDDPTGLGVSERLRANIVGMQEAEKNANYNVNMLQTAEGALAVVDEKLVRMRAIAVQAANGVLTTLDRQVANVEFQQLKSEVDRITKTVNYNGYYLLDGSHAAATANSDTTMALGFNAVTTAANTGGIKFHIGENNVAGQDFYYVNLGGMTASALGIASLDVSNTASAQAAIDTLIDAINSKDTERTFIGSMVERLQNTILNLKITTENAVASESTIRDTDFAAEMSNFTRAQILMQTGVSMLSTANGLPNLVAQLVG, from the coding sequence ATGAGCACTCGGATTAATCACAACCTGCTGTCGCTTTCTGGGCAGCGCGCGGTTTGGACGACGCAACGGGACCTCGATACCGCGGTCCAAAGACTGTCGAGCGGTCTGCGCATCAACTATGCGTGGGACGATCCGACCGGTCTCGGTGTCTCCGAACGCCTGCGCGCGAATATCGTCGGCATGCAGGAGGCGGAAAAAAACGCGAACTACAACGTCAACATGCTGCAAACCGCCGAAGGCGCGCTCGCGGTCGTTGATGAAAAACTCGTTCGCATGCGCGCCATCGCCGTGCAGGCCGCCAACGGCGTCCTGACGACCCTCGACCGCCAGGTGGCCAACGTCGAATTCCAGCAGCTCAAAAGCGAAGTGGACCGCATCACCAAGACGGTCAACTACAACGGCTACTACTTGCTGGACGGCAGCCACGCCGCCGCCACCGCCAACAGCGACACGACGATGGCGCTCGGTTTCAACGCCGTGACGACCGCCGCCAACACCGGAGGAATCAAGTTCCACATCGGTGAAAACAACGTCGCGGGCCAGGATTTCTACTACGTCAATCTCGGCGGCATGACCGCCTCCGCGCTCGGCATCGCATCCCTCGATGTCTCCAACACCGCCAGCGCTCAGGCTGCCATCGATACCCTGATTGACGCCATCAACTCGAAAGACACCGAGCGGACGTTTATCGGCTCGATGGTCGAGCGCCTGCAGAACACGATCCTGAACCTGAAGATCACGACGGAGAACGCCGTTGCTTCCGAATCCACGATTCGCGACACCGACTTCGCCGCCGAAATGTCGAACTTCACGCGCGCTCAGATCCTGATGCAGACCGGCGTCTCGATGCTCTCGACCGCGAACGGACTGCCAAATCTCGTCGCACAGCTGGTCGGATAA
- the fliD gene encoding flagellar filament capping protein FliD, translated as MPSGTTTVTGISTGIDWETTIQQLMAIERRKTVLLEDRKSENSTKLNLWAQIQSKVMSLQSAAEKIDRRSEFAVKSASSSDSTTVGVSVDASAAPGAHSVEVLRLARAHRLAAQGWADKNSTGVGDSGGDFVISINGETITVADADLSSATTLEQLVNLINNDAENAGKVTASMLDDGSGSNRYRLVLSAAETGADNAISVTSNPTALDFSANRIDTAETETGWTGTSAITTAGTYSGTTNKTFTFTVAGSGTQTLGAADITLDWVDSTGATGSIVVPNGYSGSNITVAEGVQLSFAAGNLVAGQSFDVDVFSPELTAAQDAMVRIDGVYMNKASNTVDDVFTGVTFNLLAADAGNPVDVTIANDNAGVRAQIEDFVNAYNSVVGDLATFSRYDDKNEVAAPLLGDGFLSSIRQMLGSVAASAVTGLPDDSLYDSLAVAGIKTSTNGLLTIDSSKLDDALSDHFEDVADLFTKSFTTSDSRLFFVSDSERSLSGDYAIVANYDASGNLTSATINGQAATVDGNLITGVEGTAHEGLVIGWNRVSGAPGSASTTVRFGKGIAGEFAAHAIQILDSESGQIHFAQENLNDNIESLDRQIEAWDLRLAAVEQRLRDQFSRLETAMSKMQNQSSYISSVLG; from the coding sequence ATGCCCAGTGGAACCACTACCGTTACCGGAATCTCTACCGGTATCGACTGGGAAACCACCATTCAGCAACTCATGGCCATCGAACGGCGCAAAACCGTGCTGCTCGAAGACCGCAAGAGCGAGAACTCCACCAAGCTCAATCTGTGGGCACAGATCCAGAGCAAAGTGATGTCGCTGCAAAGCGCCGCGGAGAAGATCGACCGTCGATCCGAATTCGCGGTAAAGTCGGCGTCCTCCTCCGACTCTACCACCGTGGGAGTCTCGGTTGATGCCTCTGCAGCGCCCGGCGCGCACTCCGTGGAAGTTCTGCGACTCGCCCGCGCCCATCGCCTCGCCGCGCAGGGCTGGGCCGACAAAAATAGCACCGGCGTCGGTGACAGCGGAGGGGACTTCGTGATCTCGATCAACGGAGAAACCATCACTGTCGCCGACGCCGATCTCTCTTCCGCCACCACGCTCGAACAACTCGTTAACCTGATCAACAACGACGCCGAAAATGCGGGCAAAGTAACCGCCTCGATGCTCGATGACGGGTCCGGATCAAACCGCTACCGGCTCGTGCTCTCCGCTGCCGAGACCGGGGCGGACAACGCAATTTCCGTTACCAGCAACCCCACGGCGCTCGATTTCAGCGCCAATCGCATCGATACCGCCGAAACCGAAACCGGCTGGACCGGTACCTCCGCGATCACCACCGCCGGTACCTACTCCGGCACGACCAACAAGACCTTCACGTTCACGGTCGCGGGCAGTGGAACTCAGACCCTCGGCGCCGCCGATATTACGCTCGACTGGGTGGACAGCACCGGCGCCACCGGCTCCATCGTCGTGCCCAATGGCTACTCCGGCTCCAACATCACCGTCGCCGAGGGTGTGCAGCTCAGCTTCGCCGCCGGAAACCTCGTGGCCGGCCAATCCTTTGACGTCGATGTCTTCTCGCCCGAGTTGACCGCCGCACAAGACGCCATGGTGCGAATCGACGGCGTCTATATGAACAAAGCGTCCAACACCGTCGATGATGTCTTTACCGGGGTCACGTTCAATCTGCTCGCCGCCGACGCCGGAAATCCCGTGGATGTCACCATCGCCAACGATAACGCCGGTGTCCGCGCCCAAATCGAGGACTTCGTGAACGCCTACAATTCCGTCGTCGGCGATCTCGCGACGTTCTCCAGGTACGATGACAAGAACGAAGTCGCCGCGCCGCTGCTCGGAGACGGATTCCTCAGCAGCATTCGCCAAATGCTCGGCTCTGTCGCCGCGTCCGCCGTCACCGGTCTGCCCGATGACTCGCTGTATGACAGTCTCGCCGTGGCCGGAATCAAGACCAGCACGAATGGTCTGCTCACCATCGACTCGAGCAAGCTCGACGATGCCCTCAGCGATCATTTCGAAGACGTCGCCGACCTCTTCACCAAATCCTTTACCACCAGCGACAGCCGTCTGTTCTTTGTCAGCGATTCGGAACGGTCACTTTCCGGTGACTACGCCATTGTCGCCAACTACGATGCCTCCGGCAATCTGACCTCCGCTACCATCAACGGACAAGCCGCGACCGTGGACGGTAATCTCATTACCGGAGTCGAGGGTACCGCGCACGAAGGTCTCGTCATCGGCTGGAATCGCGTCAGCGGCGCCCCCGGTTCGGCCTCGACTACCGTGCGCTTCGGCAAGGGAATCGCCGGAGAGTTCGCCGCCCACGCCATCCAGATCCTCGATTCCGAGTCCGGCCAGATCCACTTCGCTCAGGAGAACCTGAACGATAACATCGAGTCCCTCGACCGGCAGATCGAGGCTTGGGACTTGCGACTCGCCGCCGTCGAACAACGACTCCGCGATCAATTCTCGCGGCTCGAAACCGCCATGTCGAAAATGCAAAATCAAAGCAGCTACATCTCAAGCGTACTGGGTTAA
- the fliS gene encoding flagellar export chaperone FliS codes for MKIASTISTYKLQDVSCGTTQLVVMLFDSAIRYTKDAAGHLRAGRWNEKGQAVDAALSCIGELRKGLNHEAGGAVVAHLDRMYDFLCTKLTMGNVAKDPVQFDQVVASLEDLRAAWNDLFNRLKASGALVEA; via the coding sequence ATGAAGATCGCCTCGACCATCTCCACCTACAAGCTGCAGGATGTGTCCTGCGGGACCACGCAACTCGTGGTCATGCTGTTCGATTCCGCCATCCGCTACACCAAAGATGCCGCCGGTCACCTCCGCGCCGGTCGCTGGAACGAAAAGGGCCAGGCCGTGGATGCCGCGCTTTCCTGTATCGGCGAACTTCGCAAAGGACTGAACCACGAAGCCGGCGGAGCTGTCGTTGCCCATCTCGACCGGATGTATGACTTCCTTTGCACAAAGCTCACCATGGGTAATGTCGCCAAGGATCCGGTCCAATTCGATCAAGTGGTCGCCTCGCTCGAAGACCTGCGCGCCGCGTGGAATGACCTCTTCAACCGCCTCAAAGCGAGCGGCGCCCTCGTCGAGGCCTGA
- a CDS encoding response regulator: MLKDTRDSHTEQTRILLVDDDRQVLNVLVAALTDWDVVTTCALTATDAIADFEACTPHITLIDQMLPGARGTDLIARFAQGDPAPLQFLATGAADDQTLKLALASGAWSVLSKPYRLSDVFEIIELQRVLAAALPLDAALSDEHRHDNALTVAVSETQFPSSPEIARMLAFVGGFTEHRTEIRRVAEIVTELTCALRNLKLNHPDMASAIELHALPDAAGFRVTLRCDQARFDWRRELARARNDSQSSRIGGLYLASCLASSVDLDDDGALAFVCRAGANP, translated from the coding sequence ATGCTTAAAGACACCCGCGATTCCCACACTGAACAGACCCGGATCCTGTTGGTCGATGATGACCGGCAGGTGCTCAATGTGCTCGTCGCCGCACTCACCGATTGGGATGTCGTCACCACCTGTGCCCTGACGGCGACCGATGCGATCGCCGACTTCGAGGCCTGCACGCCGCACATTACATTGATCGACCAGATGCTCCCCGGAGCGCGCGGTACCGATCTGATCGCCCGGTTCGCGCAAGGCGATCCCGCGCCGTTGCAATTCCTCGCGACCGGGGCCGCCGATGACCAGACTCTGAAACTGGCCCTGGCATCCGGCGCGTGGTCCGTGCTCTCAAAACCGTATCGACTGTCCGACGTCTTTGAAATCATCGAACTCCAACGCGTGCTCGCTGCGGCCCTGCCCCTTGATGCCGCCCTGAGCGACGAGCACCGCCACGACAACGCACTTACCGTGGCGGTCTCCGAAACTCAGTTCCCGAGTTCCCCCGAAATCGCGCGCATGCTTGCCTTCGTCGGTGGCTTCACCGAACACCGAACCGAGATCAGGCGTGTCGCCGAAATCGTCACCGAACTGACCTGTGCGCTGCGAAACTTGAAACTCAATCACCCGGACATGGCGTCCGCAATCGAACTCCATGCGCTCCCCGATGCCGCAGGCTTCCGCGTTACTTTGCGCTGCGATCAAGCCCGATTCGACTGGCGACGGGAACTGGCCCGGGCACGCAATGACAGCCAATCTTCACGCATCGGCGGTCTCTACCTGGCCTCCTGTCTGGCCTCGTCCGTGGACCTCGATGACGACGGCGCGCTCGCGTTCGTCTGCCGCGCCGGAGCAAATCCGTGA